One segment of Dermochelys coriacea isolate rDerCor1 chromosome 27, rDerCor1.pri.v4, whole genome shotgun sequence DNA contains the following:
- the HOXB1 gene encoding homeobox protein Hox-B1: MDNTRMNSFLEYAICNRGTSAYSPKGYHHLEQGTTSFPACSGTPTSDSYNGDGRFVVAGSATVPSHPAQPNPSYHHPHPSGLGLPFSGSASAGYPPQACNPSYGHHQFYLSQQETDGVYFQSPGYSAPAGSNLSSGSDGYCPSGSGQYQHHPYGQEQQGYLQGAYSHLSSVVTEDKDHACPSELCPTASLTQTFDWMKVKRNPPKTAKVSEYGLVGPPNAIRTNFTTKQLTELEKEFHFNKYLTRARRVEIAATLELNETQVKIWFQNRRMKQKKREKEGLAPAPAPRVAKEVCEASDQSNFTSPEASPNSVSS; this comes from the exons ATGGACAATACTAGGATGAACTCCTTCTTAGAGTATGCAATTTGTAACCGTGGGACGAGCGCCTACTCACCCAAGGGCTACCATCATTTAGAGCAAGGGACAACCTCCTTTCCTGCTTGCTCAGGTACTCCCACCAGTGACAGTTATAACGGAGACGGACGCTTTGTAGTAGCAGGGAGCGCTACCGTGCCAAGCCACCCTGCCCAGCCGAACCCAAGCTACCATCACCCCCACCCTTCAGGGCTTGGCCTCCCCTTCTCGGGCTCTGCATCAGCAGGTTACCCGCCCCAAGCCTGCAACCCCAGCTACGGGCATCACCAGTTCTACCTCAGCCAGCAGGAAACGGATGGCGTGTATTTCCAGTCACCAGGGTACTCTGCCCCCGCTGGATCTAACCTCAGTTCTGGGTCAGATGGCTACTGCCCCTCAGGGTCTGGACAGTACCAACACCACCCCTATGGCCAGGAGCAGCAAGGCTACTTGCAGGGGGCTTACAGCCACCTTTCGTCTGTTGTAACCGAGGACAAAGATCACGCCTGCCCATCTGAGCTATGCCCCACCGCCAGCCTCACACAGACCTTCGATTGGATGAAAGTGAAAAGGAACCCTCCCAAAACAG CTAAAGTGTCGGAATATGGACTGGTCGGGCCGCCCAACGCCATCCGGACCAACTTCACCACCAAGCAGCTGACGGAGCTGGAGAAGGAGTTTCACTTTAATAAGTACCTCACCCGGGCCAGGCGAGTGGAGATCGCGGCCACCTTGGAACTCAACGAAACCCAGGTGAAGATCTGGTTCCAGAACCGGAGGATGAAGCAGAAAAAGCGGGAGAAGGAAGGCCTggcccccgctcctgcccccaggGTGGCCAAGGAAGTGTGCGAAGCCTCGGACCAGTCCAATTTCACCTCACCTGAGGCCTCTCCCAACTCAGTTTCCTCCTGA